In a genomic window of Chryseobacterium sp. G0162:
- a CDS encoding nucleoside triphosphate pyrophosphohydrolase family protein, whose product MDKIDSLNQVAEFHTTFKAPILDTPQIPSPERCNLRVALLQEELNELKQAIADNDIVEIADALCDLQYVLSGAVLEFGLGNKFVELFNEVQRSNMSKACDNEEQANETVEFYKEKGVESFYEKSGEKFNVYRKADHKVLKNKYYSPADLKSIIEK is encoded by the coding sequence ATGGATAAAATTGATAGTTTGAACCAAGTAGCAGAATTCCATACTACTTTTAAAGCCCCTATTCTAGACACCCCACAAATTCCATCCCCGGAAAGATGTAACCTTAGAGTAGCGCTTCTACAGGAAGAACTTAATGAATTAAAACAAGCCATTGCAGACAACGATATTGTAGAAATTGCTGATGCTCTTTGTGATCTACAGTATGTTTTAAGTGGTGCTGTATTGGAATTCGGACTTGGCAACAAATTTGTAGAGCTATTCAACGAAGTTCAGCGTTCTAATATGTCGAAAGCATGTGATAACGAAGAACAGGCTAATGAAACCGTTGAATTCTATAAAGAAAAAGGCGTTGAATCTTTTTATGAGAAATCTGGTGAAAAGTTCAATGTATACAGAAAAGCAGATCATAAAGTATTAAAAAACAAATACTACTCTCCTGCTGATCTAAAGTCAATCATTGAGAAATAA
- a CDS encoding TlpA family protein disulfide reductase, translating to MKKFITRIVATSSLFLATQQLSAQKVVVNREVTTEKDGKMLLGHQLKEQFLKAPYADWYVKEHDEYALDQKAISELKKKKIGTYDIVVFMGTWCEDSHRDFPRLMKILDEVGYPEGKLTIIAVNRKKESPSGDESLYNIQKVPTIIVKQYGKELGRIIEMPTTGYIERDLVEILKKDNSSVIKEIFK from the coding sequence ATGAAAAAATTTATTACCCGTATTGTTGCCACTTCAAGTTTATTTTTAGCTACTCAGCAGCTTAGTGCTCAAAAAGTAGTGGTTAACCGTGAAGTTACTACCGAGAAAGACGGTAAAATGCTTCTGGGGCATCAATTGAAAGAACAGTTTTTGAAAGCGCCTTATGCTGATTGGTACGTAAAGGAACATGATGAATATGCTCTGGATCAGAAGGCGATCAGTGAACTGAAAAAGAAAAAAATAGGCACTTATGATATTGTCGTTTTTATGGGAACATGGTGTGAAGACAGTCACAGAGACTTTCCAAGACTGATGAAGATATTGGATGAAGTAGGTTATCCGGAAGGAAAACTGACTATTATTGCTGTTAACCGTAAAAAAGAATCTCCAAGTGGAGATGAATCCCTTTACAACATCCAAAAAGTTCCAACTATTATTGTAAAACAATATGGAAAAGAACTGGGCAGAATTATAGAAATGCCTACCACTGGATATATTGAAAGAGATTTAGTTGAAATTCTGAAAAAGGATAACTCATCTGTAATTAAAGAAATTTTTAAATAG
- a CDS encoding DUF4230 domain-containing protein, with protein MRNYKPIISFVAGAGVMVLLFFGLKSCLNLGKKTEKSDYYILTNQISKMNKMVVIEQNNSSMQKTKMGYEFMGKEVSSNSIITFTKTSAQVSYDLNKMKIEVDSINKKLVITELPDADIKIIPSVEIQSMDDSFFNRISEKDIKNVTAKAKETAIKSIDQNQLRTEGRKQLMENLDNIFVLAKALNYTIEDKTGKIGILGL; from the coding sequence TTGAGAAATTATAAACCAATTATATCGTTTGTAGCCGGTGCCGGTGTTATGGTCCTTCTGTTTTTTGGGCTTAAATCTTGTCTGAATCTTGGGAAGAAAACGGAAAAGTCGGATTATTATATCCTAACTAATCAGATCTCCAAAATGAACAAGATGGTGGTCATAGAACAGAACAATTCTAGCATGCAGAAAACCAAAATGGGCTATGAATTTATGGGCAAGGAAGTTTCAAGTAACAGCATCATTACCTTTACCAAAACCAGCGCACAGGTTTCTTATGATCTGAATAAAATGAAGATTGAAGTAGATTCCATCAACAAAAAACTAGTCATCACTGAACTTCCTGATGCAGACATAAAAATCATACCTAGCGTTGAGATTCAGTCTATGGATGATTCTTTTTTTAATAGAATTTCTGAAAAAGATATTAAAAACGTTACTGCAAAAGCTAAGGAAACAGCGATTAAATCTATTGATCAGAATCAACTGAGAACTGAAGGGCGCAAGCAATTAATGGAAAACCTTGATAATATTTTTGTTTTGGCAAAGGCTTTGAATTATACTATAGAAGATAAGACCGGAAAGATCGGTATTCTTGGACTCTAA
- the leuB gene encoding 3-isopropylmalate dehydrogenase: MNNNYFKIAVLPGDGIGPEIISESIKILDVIAEAFQYKFQFDYGLIGAEAIFKTGNPLPEETLKICKESDAVLFGAIGDPAFDNNPDAKVRPEQGLLKLRKELGLFANIRPLKTYASLIEKSPLKREIIEGADIQIFRELVSGIYFGEKFTDPEGVYAYDVCKYSKEDILPIAHMAFQEAQKRNKKLTLIDKANVLDTSRLWRKICQEIASGYPDVQLDYMFVDNAAMQLILNPKQFDVILTENMFGDIISDEASVIGGSIGLLPSASVGEKNALFEPIHGSYPQAKGKGIANPIASILSVAMMLDHLGLQPAANKLRQSVEHAIENKYVTIDLNTKQYYSTSEVGSFIADHIKYSEKSYYNFENVKIGKSTIV; the protein is encoded by the coding sequence ATGAACAACAATTATTTTAAAATCGCAGTCCTTCCAGGAGATGGAATCGGACCGGAAATTATCAGCGAAAGCATCAAGATTTTAGACGTGATTGCGGAAGCTTTTCAGTACAAATTCCAATTCGATTATGGGCTGATTGGTGCGGAAGCCATTTTTAAAACAGGAAATCCGTTACCTGAAGAAACGCTAAAGATTTGTAAGGAATCAGATGCTGTACTTTTCGGAGCGATTGGAGATCCTGCGTTTGACAATAATCCTGACGCGAAAGTAAGACCTGAACAAGGGCTTTTGAAACTTCGTAAAGAATTAGGCTTATTTGCCAATATCCGTCCTTTAAAAACGTATGCTTCCCTGATTGAGAAAAGTCCGCTTAAAAGAGAAATCATTGAGGGAGCTGATATTCAGATTTTCAGAGAATTGGTAAGCGGAATTTATTTTGGTGAGAAATTTACAGATCCGGAAGGTGTGTATGCTTATGATGTATGTAAATACAGCAAAGAAGATATTCTTCCAATTGCTCACATGGCATTTCAGGAAGCGCAGAAAAGAAATAAAAAGCTGACATTAATTGATAAAGCAAATGTGCTGGATACTTCCAGATTATGGAGAAAGATTTGTCAGGAAATCGCTTCTGGATATCCCGATGTACAGTTAGACTATATGTTTGTAGATAATGCAGCCATGCAGTTGATCCTTAATCCTAAACAGTTTGATGTCATTTTGACGGAAAATATGTTCGGGGATATTATTTCTGATGAAGCGAGTGTGATTGGAGGGTCTATCGGATTACTTCCTTCAGCATCAGTAGGAGAGAAGAATGCTTTGTTTGAACCAATTCATGGTTCCTATCCTCAGGCAAAAGGAAAAGGAATCGCTAATCCTATCGCTTCTATTTTAAGCGTGGCAATGATGCTGGATCATCTTGGATTGCAGCCTGCAGCCAACAAGCTGAGACAGTCTGTAGAACATGCTATTGAAAACAAATATGTTACAATAGACCTTAATACAAAGCAATATTATTCTACGAGCGAAGTAGGAAGCTTTATTGCAGACCATATTAAATATTCCGAGAAATCATATTATAATTTCGAGAATGTGAAAATTGGAAAATCCACCATTGTATAG
- the leuD gene encoding 3-isopropylmalate dehydratase small subunit, translating to MQKLVIIKSSAVPLPAENIDTDQIIPARFLKSIDRKGFGENLFRDWRFNIHTHEPNPDFVLNNPKFTGEILVAGNNFGCGSSREHAAWALTDYGFKVIVSSYFADIFKGNALNNGLLPVKVSEEFLKEILEGINENPDNEIAIDVELQSISFKDTTETFELDSYKKICLLNGYDDIDFLISKKQAIKEFELKTQKKNEQQLF from the coding sequence ATGCAAAAATTAGTTATTATAAAATCTAGTGCCGTTCCATTGCCGGCAGAAAATATAGATACGGATCAGATTATTCCTGCAAGATTCTTAAAAAGTATTGACAGAAAGGGGTTTGGAGAGAACCTGTTCAGAGACTGGAGATTTAATATTCATACTCATGAACCTAATCCTGATTTTGTTCTGAACAATCCCAAATTCACTGGCGAAATTTTAGTGGCAGGAAATAATTTTGGATGTGGAAGCAGCCGTGAGCATGCGGCATGGGCATTAACCGATTATGGATTCAAAGTAATTGTTTCCAGTTATTTTGCCGATATTTTTAAAGGGAATGCTTTAAATAACGGTCTTCTTCCGGTAAAAGTTTCTGAAGAATTTTTAAAGGAAATATTAGAAGGAATCAATGAAAATCCGGACAATGAAATTGCGATTGATGTAGAATTACAATCTATCAGTTTCAAAGATACTACCGAAACTTTTGAGTTGGATTCTTATAAAAAAATATGCCTTTTGAATGGCTATGACGATATTGATTTTTTAATCAGCAAGAAACAGGCGATCAAAGAATTTGAACTAAAAACACAGAAAAAAAATGAACAACAATTATTTTAA
- the leuC gene encoding 3-isopropylmalate dehydratase large subunit, with the protein MNNNKKTLFDKVWDAHVVDTVPDGPQIIYIDKHLIHEVTSPQAFSELESRNLDIFRPEQIVATADHNVPTLHQEEPIRDELSRNQVQQLTENCQKNDIELFGLGHQYQGIVHIIAPELGITQPGMSIVCGDSHTSTHGAFGAIAFGIGTSQVAQVFASQCLLLNKPKSMRITVNGKLNENVQSKDVILYIISKIGTDGGTGYFCEYAGNVFEEMSMEGRMTVCNMSIEMGARGGMIAPDETTFEYVKGREFAPKGEEWSEKVAYWNTLKTDEDAVFDKELTFDAGDIYPMITYGTNPGMGISIHETIPAPQNESEAKALQYMGLEAGQTPSSIKINYVFIGSCTNARIEDFRSAAQYIKGKSKSEAVKALIVPGSQQVVKQIYEEGLDKIFNDAGFQIRQPGCSACLAMNDDKIPEGEYCVSTSNRNFEGRQGQGSRTILASPLTAAKAAIEGRISAFESLN; encoded by the coding sequence ATGAATAACAATAAAAAGACACTTTTTGATAAAGTTTGGGACGCTCATGTTGTAGATACCGTTCCTGATGGACCACAGATCATCTATATTGATAAACACCTGATCCATGAAGTAACCAGCCCACAGGCTTTTTCAGAACTTGAATCCAGAAATCTGGACATTTTCAGACCTGAACAGATTGTAGCTACAGCGGATCATAATGTTCCAACCCTTCACCAGGAAGAACCCATCCGTGATGAATTATCAAGGAATCAGGTTCAGCAATTGACTGAAAATTGTCAGAAAAATGATATTGAACTGTTCGGATTGGGACATCAATATCAGGGAATTGTACATATTATTGCTCCCGAACTTGGGATTACGCAACCGGGAATGAGCATTGTCTGTGGTGACAGCCATACTTCTACCCATGGCGCTTTTGGAGCCATTGCCTTTGGAATAGGGACCAGCCAGGTTGCCCAGGTTTTTGCCAGTCAGTGTCTGCTGCTTAATAAACCTAAATCAATGAGAATTACCGTTAATGGGAAGCTCAATGAAAATGTTCAGTCTAAAGATGTTATCCTTTACATCATTTCAAAAATAGGAACAGATGGCGGAACAGGCTATTTCTGTGAGTATGCCGGAAATGTTTTTGAAGAAATGTCAATGGAAGGGAGAATGACCGTTTGCAATATGAGTATTGAGATGGGAGCAAGAGGAGGAATGATTGCTCCGGATGAAACCACTTTTGAATACGTAAAAGGTAGAGAATTTGCACCAAAAGGAGAAGAGTGGAGTGAAAAGGTTGCCTATTGGAATACCTTGAAGACGGATGAAGATGCAGTTTTTGATAAGGAACTTACTTTTGATGCAGGAGATATTTATCCAATGATTACTTACGGAACCAATCCTGGAATGGGAATTTCTATTCACGAAACCATTCCTGCCCCTCAAAATGAATCTGAAGCGAAAGCTTTACAATATATGGGACTGGAAGCGGGACAAACTCCATCCAGCATAAAAATCAATTACGTATTTATAGGAAGTTGTACGAATGCTAGAATTGAAGATTTCCGTTCTGCTGCCCAATATATTAAAGGAAAAAGTAAATCTGAAGCAGTCAAAGCTTTAATTGTTCCCGGTTCTCAGCAGGTTGTAAAACAAATCTATGAAGAAGGACTGGATAAGATCTTTAATGATGCAGGTTTTCAGATTCGTCAGCCTGGATGTTCTGCTTGTCTGGCGATGAACGATGATAAAATTCCGGAGGGAGAATATTGTGTTTCTACTTCAAACAGAAATTTTGAAGGAAGACAGGGACAAGGCTCAAGAACAATCCTCGCAAGTCCGCTTACAGCAGCTAAAGCAGCCATAGAAGGCAGAATATCAGCTTTTGAAAGTTTAAATTAA
- a CDS encoding 2-isopropylmalate synthase — MNSEKIEIFDTTLRDGEQVPGCKLNTKQKLIIAEKLDELGVDIIEAGFPISSPGDFESVSEISKLVRNAKVCGLTRANKKDIDTAAEALIYAKKPRIHTGIGTSDSHIKYKFNSTRENIIERAAEAVRYAKNYVEDVEFYAEDAGRTDNAYLAQVCEAVIKAGATVLNIPDTTGYCLPEEYGQKIKYLRENVKGIEKAVLSCHCHNDLGLATANSISGAINGARQIECTINGLGERAGNTALEEVVMILKQHKHLNLHTNVNSIMLNEMSTMVSDLMGMSVQPNKAIVGANAFAHSSGIHQDGVIKNRETYEIIDPAEVGVNASSIILTARSGRSALAYRFKHIGHDVTKDELDYLYQEFLKIADLKKEIGNEDLALIMETCSRKIG; from the coding sequence ATGAACTCTGAAAAAATTGAAATTTTTGATACCACGTTGCGCGATGGAGAACAGGTTCCTGGATGTAAATTGAATACAAAACAGAAACTGATTATTGCTGAAAAGCTTGATGAACTGGGAGTTGATATCATTGAAGCAGGATTCCCGATTTCCAGCCCAGGAGATTTTGAATCGGTTTCTGAAATTTCAAAACTCGTAAGAAATGCAAAAGTTTGCGGATTGACAAGAGCCAACAAAAAAGACATTGATACGGCTGCCGAAGCTTTGATATATGCGAAAAAACCTAGAATACATACAGGGATTGGGACTTCTGATTCACATATCAAATATAAGTTCAACTCAACAAGAGAAAATATTATAGAAAGGGCTGCTGAAGCCGTAAGGTATGCCAAAAACTATGTAGAAGATGTAGAATTTTATGCAGAAGATGCAGGAAGGACAGATAATGCTTATCTCGCACAGGTTTGCGAAGCGGTAATTAAAGCTGGAGCTACTGTACTTAATATTCCTGATACTACAGGGTACTGTTTACCTGAAGAATACGGACAGAAAATTAAATACCTGCGAGAAAATGTAAAAGGAATTGAAAAAGCGGTGTTATCATGCCATTGTCACAATGATTTAGGGTTAGCAACAGCCAATTCTATTTCCGGAGCGATCAATGGAGCCCGTCAGATCGAATGTACCATCAACGGATTGGGTGAAAGAGCTGGTAATACGGCATTAGAAGAAGTCGTCATGATTCTGAAGCAACATAAACATTTAAATCTGCATACCAATGTCAATTCTATAATGCTGAATGAGATGAGTACTATGGTTTCTGACCTGATGGGAATGTCTGTACAGCCGAATAAGGCGATTGTTGGGGCTAATGCCTTTGCTCACAGTTCAGGAATTCATCAGGATGGTGTCATTAAAAATAGAGAAACGTATGAAATCATTGATCCTGCTGAAGTAGGGGTAAATGCTTCTTCCATCATTCTTACCGCCAGAAGCGGGCGGTCAGCATTAGCTTACCGTTTTAAACACATTGGTCATGATGTCACCAAAGATGAATTGGATTATCTGTACCAGGAATTCCTAAAAATAGCAGACCTTAAGAAGGAGATAGGCAATGAAGACCTGGCATTGATCATGGAAACATGCAGCAGAAAAATAGGATAG
- a CDS encoding T9SS type A sorting domain-containing protein has product MKKIMLSAAIMACSFMFAQQITLEHTFPISENVDVFPNGNDIIFVAKGNGNTINIYNSSYVLVKTVNVPIPSGYIFEFYPSSDTNFQVTKHIFNNDDKLEFVVSAKILTNQQPSRKLYIVNEDGTIIKDFTTNPNTSWTGDFNIFHNNASNTNKIIITNVDNNDNLFREVYTLPSTTLSVNEIQSKGKQLSAFPIPANKVLNIINPSNGSSTVTIYDMTGKQVINKSFGSMDHQVSVNVESLPKGSYFYKIGEASSKFIKN; this is encoded by the coding sequence ATGAAAAAAATTATGTTATCTGCAGCTATCATGGCCTGCAGCTTTATGTTCGCTCAACAAATCACTTTAGAACATACATTTCCAATTAGTGAAAATGTAGATGTTTTTCCAAATGGTAATGATATTATTTTTGTGGCTAAAGGAAATGGGAATACAATCAATATCTATAATTCATCATACGTATTAGTAAAAACAGTAAATGTACCTATACCGAGTGGATATATATTTGAATTCTACCCAAGTTCTGACACCAATTTTCAGGTTACAAAACATATTTTCAATAATGATGATAAATTAGAATTTGTAGTAAGTGCTAAAATTCTAACAAATCAGCAGCCATCCAGAAAACTTTATATTGTAAATGAAGATGGAACTATTATTAAAGATTTTACCACTAATCCAAACACTTCATGGACAGGTGATTTTAATATATTCCACAATAATGCTTCAAATACAAATAAAATAATTATTACAAATGTTGATAATAATGATAATTTATTTCGTGAAGTATATACACTGCCAAGCACAACCCTTTCAGTAAATGAGATCCAATCTAAAGGGAAGCAGCTTTCTGCATTTCCGATACCGGCAAATAAAGTTCTGAATATCATCAATCCTTCTAACGGAAGTAGCACTGTTACGATCTATGACATGACAGGAAAACAGGTAATAAATAAGTCTTTTGGTTCTATGGATCATCAGGTTTCTGTGAATGTAGAAAGCCTTCCAAAAGGTAGTTACTTTTATAAAATTGGTGAAGCAAGCTCTAAATTCATCAAAAACTAA
- a CDS encoding dipeptidase: MNTINIDLHCDLLYYLLRSDSTIDDKEIGCSLPYLQEGNVKLQVMAIYAGTGEGSTTYGLQQSQIFSDLIKNENFFLFENENYMNPENENRVGVIASIENGSAFCDENQSLESGFKNLETIIENTQKVLYIGITHHLENRFGGGNNVTVGLKEDGKVLIDYIADRRIAIDLAHTSDQLAYDIFTYIDQKNYSIPILASHSNYRTIYKNNRNLPDELAKEVINRKGLIGLNFIKDYVDLENPERIYDHIQYGLDLGGENNIAYGADYFYWKDHPDTSRHPFFFEEHSNASVYPSINEEIEKKFSAELVEKISHKNVLNFIEGIYK; the protein is encoded by the coding sequence ATGAATACAATAAACATTGATCTACACTGTGACCTGCTGTACTATTTACTAAGGTCAGATTCAACAATTGACGATAAAGAAATAGGATGCTCGTTGCCTTATCTACAGGAAGGGAATGTAAAACTTCAGGTGATGGCTATTTATGCAGGAACCGGTGAGGGAAGTACAACTTACGGGCTGCAACAAAGCCAAATATTTTCGGATCTCATTAAAAATGAAAACTTTTTCCTGTTTGAAAATGAAAATTACATGAATCCCGAGAATGAAAATCGGGTAGGTGTTATAGCTTCCATTGAAAATGGCTCTGCTTTTTGTGATGAAAACCAAAGCCTGGAATCCGGATTTAAAAATCTTGAAACCATCATTGAAAATACTCAAAAAGTGCTTTATATCGGAATTACCCATCATTTAGAAAATCGTTTTGGAGGTGGAAATAATGTGACTGTGGGGTTAAAGGAAGATGGCAAAGTGTTAATTGATTATATTGCAGACCGAAGAATTGCTATAGATTTGGCTCACACAAGTGATCAACTGGCTTACGATATTTTTACTTATATCGATCAGAAAAATTATTCAATTCCTATTCTGGCAAGTCATTCCAATTATCGAACAATTTATAAGAACAATAGAAACCTTCCGGATGAATTAGCAAAAGAGGTTATTAACAGAAAAGGACTTATCGGATTAAACTTCATCAAAGATTATGTAGATCTTGAAAATCCAGAAAGGATTTATGATCACATCCAATACGGGCTTGATCTGGGTGGAGAAAACAATATTGCCTATGGAGCGGATTACTTTTACTGGAAAGATCATCCAGATACTTCACGTCATCCGTTTTTCTTTGAAGAACATTCCAATGCATCAGTTTATCCATCTATCAATGAAGAAATTGAAAAAAAATTCTCTGCTGAACTTGTTGAAAAGATCAGTCATAAGAACGTCTTAAACTTTATTGAGGGTATTTATAAGTAA
- a CDS encoding DUF4932 domain-containing protein, which produces MKKALFILVSLSSTFCFSQKKTSKFSVNYNKNVETYFLAEILSAEHRKNNKDFELYKIKECSVYQPIVDSALKRYKYLKDSDIAIATAKINDILIEKYGSGNDVLMKPLIYHKEFPATEWINDYQFHNNNLTEEQNKEATQLIKNYLSELSKFYTKEHIGQFFIENKAFYKGGENEYNKHIPEGFTNAMEQFYGESFDSYTILISPMMMWPIEDHEGRGIGTNVISKSGKTDIYEIASPFVRVEKQGQFGYDNQFQARFLSVHEFGHSFVNKEVYPHKDKLEKFKDLFEKSNLKEVMIKTGGYGDYQTCVAEHLVRLGEIQTAKIQKDFERAKKLEDYHLKNNFIFLPLLEQKVKEYNSNRKKYKKFGDFVPQLLEVFENTNIEFINNALDQNKK; this is translated from the coding sequence ATGAAAAAGGCACTGTTTATTTTAGTTTCACTGAGTTCCACATTTTGTTTTTCACAGAAAAAAACATCTAAATTTTCTGTTAATTACAATAAAAATGTTGAGACCTATTTTCTTGCAGAAATTCTTTCAGCAGAACACCGAAAAAATAATAAAGATTTTGAACTTTATAAGATAAAAGAATGTTCTGTTTATCAGCCGATTGTAGACAGTGCGTTGAAAAGATATAAATATTTGAAAGATTCAGATATTGCAATTGCAACAGCAAAAATTAATGATATTCTAATAGAAAAATACGGTTCTGGAAATGATGTTTTGATGAAACCGTTAATATACCACAAAGAATTTCCAGCCACAGAATGGATCAATGATTATCAGTTTCATAACAATAACTTAACGGAGGAACAGAACAAAGAAGCGACTCAATTAATTAAAAATTATCTTTCCGAGCTTTCGAAATTTTATACAAAAGAACATATTGGACAGTTTTTTATTGAAAACAAAGCTTTCTATAAAGGAGGAGAAAATGAGTACAATAAACATATTCCTGAGGGGTTTACCAATGCTATGGAGCAATTTTATGGTGAAAGTTTTGATTCATATACTATTCTGATTTCTCCGATGATGATGTGGCCTATAGAAGATCATGAAGGAAGAGGTATCGGAACAAATGTGATTTCAAAATCCGGTAAAACAGATATTTATGAAATTGCAAGTCCGTTTGTAAGAGTTGAAAAACAAGGACAGTTCGGATATGATAACCAATTCCAGGCAAGGTTTCTAAGTGTTCATGAATTTGGGCATTCCTTTGTTAATAAAGAAGTATATCCCCATAAAGATAAACTTGAAAAATTCAAGGATTTATTTGAAAAATCAAATTTAAAGGAGGTTATGATTAAAACCGGAGGGTATGGAGATTACCAAACCTGTGTTGCTGAACATTTAGTCAGACTTGGTGAAATTCAGACTGCAAAAATCCAGAAAGATTTTGAAAGAGCTAAAAAACTTGAAGACTACCATTTGAAAAACAATTTTATCTTCCTTCCCTTATTAGAGCAAAAAGTAAAAGAATATAATTCCAACAGGAAAAAATACAAGAAATTCGGGGACTTTGTTCCTCAATTGTTAGAGGTTTTTGAAAATACAAATATTGAATTTATCAATAATGCATTAGATCAAAACAAGAAATAA